One Pleuronectes platessa chromosome 9, fPlePla1.1, whole genome shotgun sequence genomic region harbors:
- the ttc14 gene encoding tetratricopeptide repeat protein 14, whose product MDRDLLRQCLVFHGESLFNKLKCEQTENPDFQAVAPDLCKVTSESRGEEQGNPLVEQFIARKADILFCPSWKTTTPQEEEHEEQEEEATEPYAIMPPLELFMEVSYEERRSTLYRDLEKGDIVVGRINNIRDYGFFLTLLCMAGGLKRDIEDLELSALCHIREIPSTGNHDDPLSYYQIGDFIRAGVKDIDRYQEKVTVSLQQASLLPSLGHVKLGVITREELPVHYSRSLRAASDSSETYEFILRRCHGYHNPSVVEYLLDKVRISDTHPPSMMRGLQSKLFQAEDFATAIRKKQSASWALKCVRAGVDLFKHGRHVESMNEYNKALEIDTNNVEALVARGALYANKGGIMKAITDFEKALENCPDHRNARKYLCQTLVERGKQLEEQEKLVTAEGLYRRALSLDDSNPEAQQALHKITDAIQKSIRLQEEALAKEQVKDKSGKTSAEKLRKILKEEKRMKKKRKRSSSSLSASSASSRNSSASSSSSSSRRRSKKKKKKHRRSERGSKRHRRISSRGSRGSEEGKSERNGGKDEDEVEWFPAPPNTSATFLNKKGGPGFGEGDEEEEEVEEKLGEERRISQLYSLSAASDNEESDSSRRETKRRDSKESRTGRRKSRSPERKDRRSRSSEKRDKHREREKEDKGRNSDSKRRSSLDESRKRKVSCSSVDSEYSRKSSFSGSASKLLENKSKRNSIDGSRYDNRGREDTSEVEEVKREKGGAEGGLGKSAGNQKEQRGVSGESSKKALPSNLLDIFSQIAKFQKDKGVGPKK is encoded by the exons CAGGGGAGAGGAGCAGGGCAACCCCCTTGTGGAGCAGTTCATTGCCAGAAAGGCTGACATCCTGTTCTGTCCGTCATGGAAGACCACCACTCCTCAGGAAGAGGAGcacgaggagcaggaggaggaggctacAG AGCCCTATGCCATCATGCCACCACTGGAGTTATTCATGGAGGTGTCGTACGAGGAGAGAAGATCCACGCTGTACAGAGACTTGGAAAAGGGAGACATCGTGGTGGGCAGGATCAACAACATAAGAGATTACGGCTTCTTTCTCACTCTGCTGTGCATGGCAGGAGGACTGAAGAGAGACATAGAAGACCTGGAGTTGTCG GCTCTGTGTCACATCAGAGAAATTCCCTCCACCGGCAACCACGATGATCCTCTGTCCTACTACCAGATCGGTGACTTCATCAGAG CTGGAGTGAAGGACATTGACCGCTACCAGGAGAAAGTCACCGTCTCCCTCCAGCAGGCGTCTCTGTTGCCCAGCTTGGGGCACGTCAAGCTGGGGGTCATCACCCGAGAGGAGCTGCCCGTACACTACAg TCGCAGCCTCCGTGCAGCCAGTGACTCCAGTGAGACGTATGAGTTTATTCTGAGGCGCTGCCATGGGTACCACAACCCCTCTGTAGTGGAATACCTGCTGGACAAGGTTCGAATCAGCGACACCCACCCGCCATCAATGATGAGGGGACTACAGAG TAAACTTTTCCAGGCAGAAGATTTTGCCACTGCCATCAGGAAGAAACAGTCTGCATCCTGGGCCTTGAAGTG tgtACGTGCAGGTGTGGACCTCTTCAAACATGGCCGTCATGTGGAATCTATGAATGAATATAACAAAGCCTTGGAGATCGACACTAACAATGTAGAAGCACTGGTGGCACGGGGAGCTCT GTACGCTAATAAAGGCGGCATCATGAAGGCGATAACAGATTTCGAGAAGGCTCTGGAAAACTGTCCAGATCACCGCAACGCGAGGAAGTACCTCTGCCAGACGCTggtggagagagggaaaca gctTGAAGAACAAGAGAAACTAGTGACAGCGGAGGGATTGTACAGGAGAGCGTTGTCTCTGGATGACTCGAACCCTGAGGCACAACAGGCCCTGCACAAGATCACAGACGCGATACAG AAATCGATTCGCCTTCAAGAAGAAGCTCTGGCTAAGGAGCAGGTGAAAGATAAGAGCGGCAAGACGAGCGCTGAGAAATTGCGTAAGATcttaaaagaagagaagag AATGAAGAAAAAGCGGAAGAGGTCATCATCTTCCTTGTCAGcgtcctcagcttcctccaggaactcctctgcttcctcatcttcctcctcctcccgtagGAGgtccaaaaagaagaaaaagaagcataGGAGGTCTGAGCGTGGAAGTAAACGCCACCGTAGGATCTCCTCAAGGGGGAGcagggggagtgaggagggtAAGAGTGAGAGAAATGGGGggaaggatgaggatgaggtggAGTGGTTTCCCGCACCTCCAAACACCTCCGCCACCTTTctcaacaagaagggaggcccgGGGTTTGGAgagggggatgaggaggaggaggaggtagaggagaagCTCGGTGAAGAAAGACGGATCTCTCAGCTTTATTCTTTGTCGGCAGCCTCAGATAACGAAGAGTCAGACTCCTCACGTAGAGAAACCAAGAGAAGGGACAGCAAGGAGAGCAGGACGGGGAGAAGGAAGAGTAGAAGCCCAGAAAGAAAGGATAGACGGAGCAGAAGTAGTGAAAAGAGGGATAAAcacagggaaagagagaaggaggataAAGGGAGAAACAGTGACTCCAAGAGGAGGAGTAGCTTGGATGAGAGCAGGAAGCGGAAAGTATCGTGCTCATCAGTGGACTCGGAGTATTCACGGAAATCTAGTTTCTCTGGTTCTGCTTCCAAACTCCTGGAGAACAAGTCAAAGAGGAACTCCATCGATGGCAGTAGGTATgacaacagagggagggaggacacgAGCGAGGTAGAAGaagtgaaaagagagaaggggggggcgGAGGGAGGATTGggtaaaagtgctggaaatcAGAAAGAACAGAGAGGAGTGTCCGGGGAGAGCTCGAAGAAAGCCCTTCCCTCTAACCTCCTCGATATCTTCAGCCAGATCGCAAAGTTCCAGAAGGATAAAGGAGTCGGGCCCAAAAAATAA